From the genome of Falco peregrinus isolate bFalPer1 chromosome W, bFalPer1.pri, whole genome shotgun sequence, one region includes:
- the LOC129783001 gene encoding uncharacterized protein LOC129783001, translated as MFELWTWFAVLMNFLPVGQSIFDILPRTNIWVTWANITGITDFCLSLQQADNPFRTCLIGIPLQENETNFDGFWNVKTVDLTSNQNGTCMSPNGQYVWPSMRNAAWQKTVIENLNQPHHLPLQELDLLASVVPVEYVNVTATGMADCTHLSSPLQPVNDTGVIWFGDPWQLWLTCQGERGFYAGFQNLTGSPIWGELKTGGFHIEVSRGYQLPPGVFLICGDRAWPGIPLYPVGGPCYLGRSTLFAPLMKDLLKMTPQFHRSRRDLRTFDETCNDRVNQRSVTTNALASIFMPGTMTALNAKNIRKLVFWGEKQFNLTSQILSSLLLDVDSVRHATLQNRAAIIFLLLAHGHGCEDFEGMCCMNLSDHSISIHKKLSQLQGNMKHILADDNPFDEWLRGLGITGWLKMLLMEGICFVIVIVVMFLAVYFLV; from the coding sequence ATGTTTGAGTTGTGGACTTGGTTTGCagtcttgatgaattttttacctgttggccaaagtatttttgacatcttgcctaggacaaacatatgggtgacatgggcaaatatcacaggaataacagacttttgtttgagtctgcaacaggcagacaacccctttagaacttgtttaattggtattcccctgcaagagaatgaaacaaattttgatggtttttggaatgttaaaacagtggatctgacttccaatcagaatggtacgtgtatgagtccaaatgggcaatatgtttggccttctatgcgtaatgcagcgtggcagaagacagttattgagaatttaaatcagccacatcatttacctttgcaggagttagacctattggCTAGCGTTGTACCTGTTGAATATGTTAATGTTACTGCAACTGGTATGGCAGACTGTACCCACTTGTCATCACCACTTCAGCCCGTGAATGacactggagtaatttggtttggtgacccgTGGCAGTTATGGCTAACATGTCAAGGTGAACGGGGGTTTTATGcagggtttcaaaatctaaccggTTCACCTATTTGGGGTGAATTGAAAACTGGGGGTTTCCATATAGAGGTATCACGGGGTTATCAGTTGCCACCGGgagtctttttgatatgtggggacagagcatggccagggattcctttgtatcctgtcggtggaccatgttatttagggcgTTCGACTTTGTTTGCTCCACTTATGAAAGACTTATTAAAAATGACTCCACAATTTCATAGATCACGGAGGGACctgcgcacctttgatgaaacatgtaatgaccgaGTCAATCAGCGGTCTGTAACAACAAATGCCttagcctccatatttatgccagGAACAATGActgcattaaatgctaagaatatacgGAAGTTAGTGttctggggagagaaacaatttaatcttacatcgcagattttaagttcattattgcttgatgtagatagtgttaggcatgctacattacaaaatagagctgcaataatttttttgttattagcacatggacacggttgtgaggattttgaagggatgtgttgtatgaacctttccgatcattccatatctatccacaagaagttgtcacaactgcagggaaacatgaagcatattcttgctgatgataatccctttgatgaatggttgagaggattggggataacaggttggttaaagatgttattgatggaaggaatatgCTTTGTTATAGTCattgttgtaatgtttttagctgtttattttcttgtttga